In Bacillus sp. KH172YL63, one genomic interval encodes:
- a CDS encoding DNA polymerase IV, protein MNPHYPKNGRVILHVDMNSFYASVEMAYDPALRGKPLAIAGNPKERKGIIVTCSYEARRFGVKTTMPLWEAKKLCPDLMIMTPNFDRYRAASKGIFDILRQYSDLVEPVSIDEGYMDITDSFEKGSPLQIASDIQNQIERQLDLPCSIGIAPNKFLAKTASDMKKPMGITVLRKRDIPAKLWPLPVIEMHGIGQKTAEKLNGVGIQTCRDLAHANDIQLKSLLGINGLRLKERANGVDRRNVDPDSIYDYKSVGNSTTLPMDTTNQQELVGVIEKLCEKVSSRLKQKDVLAMTIQLMIRDKFRKTITRSKKLENPIDKKEDLVYFAKDLLLKHWNGDPVRLLGVTAQDVVEKSEATEQLDLFSYKKAAEKEPLYNVLSQLQEKFGKDSISQGIKGKNKKKSFDPKQDTSFNKDFLRE, encoded by the coding sequence ATGAACCCACATTACCCCAAAAATGGACGAGTGATCCTTCATGTAGACATGAACAGCTTCTATGCTTCTGTTGAGATGGCATATGATCCCGCACTGCGGGGGAAGCCCTTGGCAATAGCAGGGAACCCAAAAGAAAGAAAAGGCATCATCGTCACATGTTCTTATGAAGCAAGGCGCTTCGGTGTGAAGACGACCATGCCTCTTTGGGAAGCAAAAAAACTGTGTCCCGACCTGATGATCATGACACCGAATTTTGACCGGTACCGCGCGGCCTCAAAAGGGATCTTTGATATCCTCAGACAATATTCTGATCTAGTCGAACCTGTTTCGATCGACGAAGGCTATATGGATATTACTGATTCCTTTGAAAAAGGGTCCCCCTTGCAAATAGCCTCAGATATACAAAACCAAATAGAAAGACAGCTCGATCTCCCTTGCAGCATCGGGATTGCACCGAATAAATTTCTGGCGAAGACCGCCTCCGATATGAAAAAACCGATGGGCATCACCGTTTTGCGCAAACGAGATATCCCTGCCAAGCTTTGGCCGCTTCCTGTGATTGAAATGCACGGGATCGGCCAGAAGACTGCCGAAAAGCTGAATGGTGTCGGGATTCAAACTTGCCGTGACCTTGCCCATGCAAATGACATTCAACTGAAATCCCTCCTTGGCATCAACGGCCTCCGCCTCAAAGAGCGGGCAAATGGGGTCGACAGGCGCAACGTTGACCCTGATTCGATTTATGACTATAAGAGCGTGGGGAACTCGACCACCCTGCCAATGGATACGACGAATCAGCAGGAGCTGGTCGGTGTCATAGAAAAGCTGTGTGAAAAAGTGTCGTCACGCCTTAAACAAAAAGATGTGCTGGCGATGACGATTCAGCTCATGATCAGGGATAAATTCAGGAAAACGATCACCCGGAGCAAGAAGCTTGAAAATCCGATCGACAAAAAAGAAGACCTTGTTTACTTTGCAAAGGATTTATTGTTGAAGCATTGGAATGGAGACCCGGTCAGGCTTCTCGGTGTCACCGCACAAGACGTTGTTGAAAAAAGCGAAGCCACCGAGCAGCTCGATCTTTTTTCTTACAAAAAAGCAGCGGAAAAAGAGCCTCTTTATAACGTCTTATCCCAGCTGCAGGAGAAGTTTGGAAAAGACTCGATCTCTCAGGGGATAAAAGGGAAAAATAAAAAGAAATCATTTGACCCGAAACAGGATACTAGCTTCAATAAAGACTTTTTGCGGGAATGA
- a CDS encoding chemotaxis protein CheW has translation MSKVVVFHAGKEEYALPIENVVSIEKLEEVRSIPHLPSFVLGLVKVRGELIPVLDLGNILYNTSAIGEEGMFLIVIQTKAMQIGLVVKEAKEILEVPADSMTNVGLFAYSKTNYFAGVINLDDALITQIDPDVLVESLEGMKEIQEYVKEQKAHQN, from the coding sequence ATGTCGAAAGTGGTTGTGTTTCATGCTGGTAAAGAAGAATATGCGCTGCCGATTGAGAATGTGGTATCAATAGAAAAATTGGAGGAAGTAAGATCTATTCCACACTTGCCGTCCTTTGTCCTTGGCCTGGTAAAGGTGAGAGGAGAATTGATCCCGGTTCTCGATTTAGGAAATATCCTGTACAACACATCTGCCATCGGGGAGGAAGGAATGTTCCTCATCGTCATTCAAACGAAGGCGATGCAAATCGGGCTTGTTGTGAAGGAAGCAAAAGAAATCCTTGAAGTACCGGCAGACTCGATGACGAATGTCGGTTTATTCGCATACTCTAAGACGAACTATTTTGCAGGCGTCATCAATCTCGACGATGCGCTGATCACCCAGATTGACCCGGATGTTTTAGTGGAAAGCTTAGAAGGTATGAAAGAGATACAGGAGTATGTGAAAGAACAGAAGGCCCATCAAAACTAG